The Betta splendens chromosome 4, fBetSpl5.4, whole genome shotgun sequence genome contains a region encoding:
- the erich3 gene encoding glutamate-rich protein 3 isoform X1: MSYLNPGLISAYNSLTDKHLTGYFSNTRIRRHLQRAGLITRSGRIVPDREYRHKLIQRAHQRHVRECLAQAIFHKVLEMERVHQIEIKRKLEEFTRKEKVHRIKVERSKRYEEDIIRMLSPRPPTGTRDTRKQHSGPEGEHSESSESPGSSRPNTAPGKMQRPVRLKPIHSTSTTASHRRSTPYRRLHSSNDHDRLFSYAVDRESSRRLTALEASHGISPYCLPVINNFVTPVPPATKRKDRGLKVTPSGTLRGRRLRPTTVFTEADLNEDPLVVRSSVQQSRVSVNMMYYGKAVHLSHDLTDMRDEVKVFQQHCGGENLCVYKGRLHEGESFQFISRRHRGFPFSLTFYLNGLQVERLSSCCEFKHRNGSRLGGKNGHFGFSSVDGASPCYRCIIAMGLDKKPIPPPKRVKEESVSSPKEPPDMEAEMAAEDSHSDGETSQQQETQAKEETAAEDKVRNDYEEDFEAEDEGPAEEPEVKEERSPSPTSEAEKQVKETDSTDTEDDDNDEDLKSHSRSSSSSSSQEESDAEDTEDSNKDETAEQPEIDQEETNEDDPEADNAEDPEADNEDDPEADNEADPETDVAPSDEPNAGEAAATEEESTVAKDSDLLDSAADSTEIDISDTSVPSGNENKQSDATSGEKEAEITVDENKQEEEQERTKSVQEKLAEAIFRESRCSSEPELSDITDTTEEEEEAADKEDEDTEEETKSEKSVIGEAEELQEQEEMCKQNNEEEGEIEKDTHEIEENTEKDETEHEAEEEDASEDVGADAAAEENMNEDEKTSEALEDADADAAQEADKAEDESVEAEEQGDTQPEEKDEGAESSQEDESSVPEMNETTDEADNAEAEAATTQSETEEMKAGPSDGQEALDSEEAPGTDAEEAQQVESEDTAEASEAEITEDNLSSSSSVSGETMVEKNANLSVDGEQDEGNNDETEDEKAEEVPAVEAEKDANEMEEEQADKCVEADDEATREKTEEESTEEEKANEGEDNETGIAKGDGTEPEETIEGEEHPASNDPEPEEEANEEPAENMAAEEVAGDGADEKEESESVPKENDEKEPETQEADETNEDEEEEAQHVANEDVGDEDKAEQSELVINVDEDSEAREKNDNIGEEDEKEPEAQEANETNEDEEKAQHVANEDVGDEDKAEQSESVKNDDEDSEEKEITDNVGEEDKEEPEAQEADETNEDEEEAQHVADEDAGDEGTAEQSESVKDGDAGAEEKEVTDEAEEEETEVNEEVEKSADDVDVPNETSEDAGSDAGETTMTEDPDATKAEDRGDKDGANGEVDAGNGEMSTQEEEAEGPKEDNDGLEPAEQTDDVEEPTEEEEKEGEGEGEGEEEEEEEEEEEEEGEEEEEEEEESPEAETAEPGNEAENHEDPDMDPAPDADVVESEDNGTENQDEPAEQSTELEEEPPPDEANADGGDRGDGGAQQEESISEAADAAPSEQAEASAAGDADADAGDAGANDGAGANDDAGANDDQQPAEEEAGGEVEEASRASEEGASVLQAPVESEAAGDSAATDQDDPHALATEDGTDLVTNWVAAHQSAKLFQTFVEPLEDLKEEASGPDENADEEETKGEEAGPESNEAEGGGQEEEETEGKESSGLDGRSEGHSGGTASPQETQTNTEVESFADGRHSSASVAEMHTGEDATDDGPGLSEAQTDTGETTDAPPSNAEDGDATSPAAPTDSEEAQAETATEVTDLTTSRSEDGSQAESLQGEIQAQPPGGSLEGEEGEQSADQ; this comes from the exons ATGAGTTACCTCAACCCAGG ACTCATCTCAGCCTACAACAGTCTGACAGACAAGCATCTCACTGGCTACTTCAGCAACACGCGCATCCGGAGGCACCTGCAGCGAGCCGGGCTG aTCACCAGGAGTGGACGCATCGTCCCGGACAGAGAGTACAGGCACAAGCTGATCCAGAGAGCCCACCAGAGGCACGTCCGGGAATGCCTGGCCCAGGCCATTTTCCACAAGGTGCTGGAGATGGAG CGGGTGCATCAGATAGAGATCAAAAGGAAACTGGAGGAGTTCACAAGGAAGGAGAAGGTCCACCGGATCAAG GTGGAGCGCTCGAAGAGATATGAGGAGGACATCATCCGCATGCTGTCCCCACGGCCCCCAACCGGCACCAGGGACACCCGAAAGCAGCACTCCGGGCCGGAGGGGGAGCATTCAGAGTCCTCTGAGTCG CCGGGATCTTCTCGACCCAACACGGCTCCAGGGAAGATGCAGAGACCCGTGCGTCTGAAgcccatccacagcaccagcaccaccgcctcacacagacgcagcacTCCCTACAGACGCCTCCATTCTTCCAACGACCACGACCGCCTGTTCAGCTACGCG GTGGACAGGGAGTCCAGCAGGCGTCTGACCGCGCTGGAGGCTTCTCACGGCATCTCGCCTTACTGCCTCCCAGTCATCAACAACTTTGTCACCCCAGTGCCTCCGGCCACGAAGAGGAAGGACAGGGGGCTGAAGGTGACGCCCAGCGGGACCCTCCGAGGCCGCAGACTGCGTCCTACCACCGTCTTCACTGAAGCTGACCTCAACGAG GACCCCCTTGTTGTGAGGAGCtctgtgcagcagagcagagtgagtgTGAACATGATGTACTATGGCAAGGCAGTGCACCTCTCCCACGACCTGACGGACATGAGGGACGAGGTCAAGGTGTTCCAGCAGCACTGCGGGGGGGAGAACCTGTGTGTGTATAAGGGCAGGCTCCATGAGGGAG AGTCTTTCCAGTTCATTTCCAGGCGCCATCGAGGTTTCCCCTTCAGCTTGACCTTCTACCTGAACGGGCTGCAGGTAGAACGTCTGAGCTCCTGCTGTGAGTTCAAACACAGGAACGGCTCCAGACTCGGCGGCAAGAACGGACACTTCGGCTTCTCCAGCGTAGACGGGGCCTCGCCCTGCTACAG GTGCATAATAGCAATGGGGCTGGACAAAAAGCCAATACCTCCACCAAAGAGAGTCAAAGAGGAGTCAGTGAGCAGCCCCAAAGAGCCTCCTGACATGGAGGCAGAGATGGCTGCAGAGGACTCCCATTCAGACGGAGAAACCAGCCAGCAACAGGAGACTCAAGCCAAGGAGGAAACGGCAGCTGAGGACAAAGTCAGAAACG ATTACGAAGAAGACTTTGAAGCAGAAGATGAGGGCCCTGCAGAGGAGCCAGAGGTAAAGGAGGAGAGGTCTCCATCTCCAACCAGTGAGGCTGAGAAGCAggtgaaagagacagacagcacCGACACAGAGGATGACGACAACGATG AAGACTTAAAGTCTCATTCAAGATCCAGCTCCTCAAGCAGCAGCCAAGAAGAGAGTGATGCTGAAGACACAGAAGACTCCAACAAGGACGAAACAGCAGAACAACCTGAGATCGATCAAGAAGAAACCAATGAAGATGATCCAGAAGCAGACAATGCAGAGGATCCAGAAGCAGACAATGAAGATGATCCAGAAGCAGACAATGAAGCGGATCCAGAGACAGATGTTGCTCCATCAGATGAACCAaatgcaggagaagctgctgccacTGAGGAGGAGTCCACTGTGGCTAAAGACTCTGATTTACTGGACAGCGCTGCAGACAGCACAGAGATCGACATCTCTGACACCAGCGTCCCTTCAGGCAACGAGAACAAACAGAGTGACGCCACCTCGGGGGAGAAGGAGGCTGAAATAACGGTAGATGagaacaaacaggaggaggaacaggagaggA CCAAATCTGTGCAGGAGAAGCTGGCAGAAGCTATATTTAGAGAGTCCCGGTGCAGCTCTGAGCCAGAACTGAGCGACATCACCGACAcaactgaggaagaggaagaggctgcagaCAAAG AGGATGAAGACACTGAAGAGGAAACTAAATCTGAAAAAAGTGTTATTGGTGAAGCTGAAGAGCTTCAAGAGCAAGAAGAGATGTGTAAGCAAAACAATGAGGAAGAGGGTGAAATAGAAAAAGACACCCATGAAATAGAGGAAAACACTGAGAAGGACGAAACAGAGcatgaagcagaagaagaggatgCGTCAGAGGACGtaggtgctgatgctgcagctgaggaAAATATGAATGAAGATGAGAAAACTTCAGAAGCTCTggaagatgctgatgctgatgctgcgcaAGAAGCTGACAAAGCAGAGGATGAAAGTgtagaggcagaggagcagggtgACACGCAGCCTGAGGAAAAAGACGAAGGGGCAGAAAGCAGCCAGGAGGATGAATCATCAGTACCAGAGATGAATGAAACAACAGACGAGGCAGATAATGCTGAGGCGGaggcagcaacaacacagagcGAGACTGAGGAGATGAAAGCAGGGCCCTCAGACGGCCAAGAGGCCCTCGACTCCGAAGAGGCTCCAGGAACCGACGCAGAGGAGGCGCAGCAGGTCGAGAGCGAGGACACAGCTGAAGCTTCAGAAGCAGAAATCACAGAAGATAATTTAAGCAGCTCATCATCAGTGAGCGGAGAGACCATGGTGGAGAAAAATGCAAATTTAAGCGTGGACGGGGAACAGGACGAGGGCAATAATGATGAAACCGAAGATGAGAAAGCAGAAGAAGTGCCGGCAGTCGAGGCTGAAAAGGACGCGAATGAGATGGAAGAAGAGCAGGCTGACAAATGCGTGGAAGCAGATGATGAGGCAACGAGGGAGAAAACGGAGGAGGAAAGTACTGAAGAGGAAAAAGCCAATGAGGGAGAGGACAATGAGACAGGTATCGCTAAGGGGGATGGAACCGAGCCAGAGGAAACGATAGAAGGTGAGGAACATCCTGCAAGCAATGATCCGGAGCCAGAGGAAGAAGCTAATGAAGAGCCTGCTGAGAATATGGCTGCTGAAGAAGTGGCAGGTGATGGAGCCGATGAAAAAGAGGAGAGTGAAAGTGTCCCCAAAGAAAATGACGAGAAGGAACCTGAAACACAAGAAGCTGATGAGACtaacgaggatgaggaggaggaagctcagCATGTTGCTAATGAGGACGTGGGCgatgaagacaaagctgaacaaAGTGAATTGGTGATAAATGTTGATGAAGACTCAGAagcaagagaaaaaaatgaTAATATAGGAGAAGAAGATGAGAAGGAACCTGAAGCACAAGAAGCTAATGAAActaatgaggatgaggagaaagcTCAGCATGTTGCTAATGAGGACGTGGGCgatgaagacaaagctgaacaaAGTGAATCGgtgaaaaatgatgatgaagactcagaagaaaaagaaataactGATAATGTAGGCGAGGAGGATAAGGAGGAACCTGAAGCACAAGAAGCTGATGAGActaatgaggatgaggaggaagcgcAGCATGTTGCTGATGAGGACGCGGGCGATGAAGGCACAGCTGAACAGAGTGAGTCAGTAAAAGATGGAGACGCAGGCGCAGAAGAGAAAGAAGTGACTGATGAGGCtgaagaggaagaaacagagGTGAATGAAGAAGTGGAGAAAAGTGCAGATGACGTGGATGTGCCTAATGAAACGTCAGAGGACGCTGGCAGTGACGCAGGTGAGACCACAATGACGGAGGATCCCGACGCCACGAAGGCTGAAGACAGAGGCGACAAAGACGGAGCAAACGGAGAAGTAGATGCAGGAAATGGAGAAATGTCtactcaggaggaggaggcggagggtcCAAAAGAAGACAACGATGGCCTGGAACCAGCGGAGCAGACAGACGATGTCGAGGAGCctactgaggaggaagagaaagagggagagggagagggagagggagaggaagaggaggaggaggaggaggaggaggaggaagagggagaggaggaggaggaagaggaagaggagagcccAGAGGCAGAAACTGCAGAACCTGGAAATGAGGCTGAAAACCACGAGGACCCCGACATGGACCCGGCTCCTGATGCAGATGTGGTGGAGAGTGAGGACAACGGCACAGAGAATCAAGACGAACCTGCTGAACAGAgtacagagctggaggaggaacctCCACCTGATGAGGCCAACGCTGacggaggagacagaggagacggaggagcgcagcaggaggagagcatCAGCGAGGCGGCCGATGCAGCGCCGTCCGAGCAGGCAGAGGCCTCCGCAGCTggagatgctgatgctgatgcaggcGACGCAGGCGCTAACGACGGCGCGGGCGCTAACGACGACGCGGGGGCTAACGACGACCAACAGCCTGCGGAGGAAGAGGCCGgcggagaggtggaggaggccagCAGAGCCTCTGAGGAGGGGGCGAGTGTGCTGCAGGCGCCGGTGGAGAGCGAGGCCGCAGGCGACAGCGCTGCGACGGACCAGGACGACCCCCACGCCCTGGCGACAGAGGACGGCACAGATCTGGTGACAAACTGGGTGGCCGCACACCAAAGCGCAAAGCTTTTCCAGACGTTTGTCGAACCTTTGGAGGACTTGAAGGAGGAGGCCTCAGGCCCCGATGAAaatgcagacgaggaggaaaccAAAGGTGAGGAGGCAGGTCCCGAGAGCAATGAGGCTGAGGGtggggggcaggaggaggaggaaacggagGGGAAGGAGTCCAGTGGACTTGATGGGAGGTCAGAAGGCCACAGCGGAGGCACGGCGTCTCCTCAGGAGACACAGACCAACACCGAGGTGGAAAGTTTTGCAGACGGCCGTCATTCATCAGCGAGTGTGGCAGAGATGCACACAGGAGAGGATGCGACTGATGATGGTCCAGGCTTGAGCGAGGCACAGACGGACACTGGGGAGACGACAGATGCCCCGCCCTCCAACGCAGAGGACGGTGACGCCACCAGTCCTGCTGCACCCACGGACAGCGAGGAGGCGCAGGCAGAGACGGCGACAGAAGTAACCGATTTGACAACGTCCCGGTCGGAGGACGGAAGCCAAGCCGAGTCCCTGCAGGGGGAGATCCAAGCCCAACCCCCCGGCGGGAGCTTggagggagaagaaggagagcagTCAGCTGATCAGTAA
- the erich3 gene encoding glutamate-rich protein 3 isoform X2, whose product MSYLNPGLISAYNSLTDKHLTGYFSNTRIRRHLQRAGLITRSGRIVPDREYRHKLIQRAHQRHVRECLAQAIFHKVLEMERVHQIEIKRKLEEFTRKEKVHRIKVERSKRYEEDIIRMLSPRPPTGTRDTRKQHSGPEGEHSESSESPGSSRPNTAPGKMQRPVRLKPIHSTSTTASHRRSTPYRRLHSSNDHDRLFSYAVDRESSRRLTALEASHGISPYCLPVINNFVTPVPPATKRKDRGLKVTPSGTLRGRRLRPTTVFTEADLNEDPLVVRSSVQQSRVSVNMMYYGKAVHLSHDLTDMRDEVKVFQQHCGGENLCVYKGRLHEGESFQFISRRHRGFPFSLTFYLNGLQVERLSSCCEFKHRNGSRLGGKNGHFGFSSVDGASPCYRCIIAMGLDKKPIPPPKRVKEESVSSPKEPPDMEAEMAAEDSHSDGETSQQQETQAKEETAAEDKVRNDFEAEDEGPAEEPEVKEERSPSPTSEAEKQVKETDSTDTEDDDNDEDLKSHSRSSSSSSSQEESDAEDTEDSNKDETAEQPEIDQEETNEDDPEADNAEDPEADNEDDPEADNEADPETDVAPSDEPNAGEAAATEEESTVAKDSDLLDSAADSTEIDISDTSVPSGNENKQSDATSGEKEAEITVDENKQEEEQERTKSVQEKLAEAIFRESRCSSEPELSDITDTTEEEEEAADKEDEDTEEETKSEKSVIGEAEELQEQEEMCKQNNEEEGEIEKDTHEIEENTEKDETEHEAEEEDASEDVGADAAAEENMNEDEKTSEALEDADADAAQEADKAEDESVEAEEQGDTQPEEKDEGAESSQEDESSVPEMNETTDEADNAEAEAATTQSETEEMKAGPSDGQEALDSEEAPGTDAEEAQQVESEDTAEASEAEITEDNLSSSSSVSGETMVEKNANLSVDGEQDEGNNDETEDEKAEEVPAVEAEKDANEMEEEQADKCVEADDEATREKTEEESTEEEKANEGEDNETGIAKGDGTEPEETIEGEEHPASNDPEPEEEANEEPAENMAAEEVAGDGADEKEESESVPKENDEKEPETQEADETNEDEEEEAQHVANEDVGDEDKAEQSELVINVDEDSEAREKNDNIGEEDEKEPEAQEANETNEDEEKAQHVANEDVGDEDKAEQSESVKNDDEDSEEKEITDNVGEEDKEEPEAQEADETNEDEEEAQHVADEDAGDEGTAEQSESVKDGDAGAEEKEVTDEAEEEETEVNEEVEKSADDVDVPNETSEDAGSDAGETTMTEDPDATKAEDRGDKDGANGEVDAGNGEMSTQEEEAEGPKEDNDGLEPAEQTDDVEEPTEEEEKEGEGEGEGEEEEEEEEEEEEEGEEEEEEEEESPEAETAEPGNEAENHEDPDMDPAPDADVVESEDNGTENQDEPAEQSTELEEEPPPDEANADGGDRGDGGAQQEESISEAADAAPSEQAEASAAGDADADAGDAGANDGAGANDDAGANDDQQPAEEEAGGEVEEASRASEEGASVLQAPVESEAAGDSAATDQDDPHALATEDGTDLVTNWVAAHQSAKLFQTFVEPLEDLKEEASGPDENADEEETKGEEAGPESNEAEGGGQEEEETEGKESSGLDGRSEGHSGGTASPQETQTNTEVESFADGRHSSASVAEMHTGEDATDDGPGLSEAQTDTGETTDAPPSNAEDGDATSPAAPTDSEEAQAETATEVTDLTTSRSEDGSQAESLQGEIQAQPPGGSLEGEEGEQSADQ is encoded by the exons ATGAGTTACCTCAACCCAGG ACTCATCTCAGCCTACAACAGTCTGACAGACAAGCATCTCACTGGCTACTTCAGCAACACGCGCATCCGGAGGCACCTGCAGCGAGCCGGGCTG aTCACCAGGAGTGGACGCATCGTCCCGGACAGAGAGTACAGGCACAAGCTGATCCAGAGAGCCCACCAGAGGCACGTCCGGGAATGCCTGGCCCAGGCCATTTTCCACAAGGTGCTGGAGATGGAG CGGGTGCATCAGATAGAGATCAAAAGGAAACTGGAGGAGTTCACAAGGAAGGAGAAGGTCCACCGGATCAAG GTGGAGCGCTCGAAGAGATATGAGGAGGACATCATCCGCATGCTGTCCCCACGGCCCCCAACCGGCACCAGGGACACCCGAAAGCAGCACTCCGGGCCGGAGGGGGAGCATTCAGAGTCCTCTGAGTCG CCGGGATCTTCTCGACCCAACACGGCTCCAGGGAAGATGCAGAGACCCGTGCGTCTGAAgcccatccacagcaccagcaccaccgcctcacacagacgcagcacTCCCTACAGACGCCTCCATTCTTCCAACGACCACGACCGCCTGTTCAGCTACGCG GTGGACAGGGAGTCCAGCAGGCGTCTGACCGCGCTGGAGGCTTCTCACGGCATCTCGCCTTACTGCCTCCCAGTCATCAACAACTTTGTCACCCCAGTGCCTCCGGCCACGAAGAGGAAGGACAGGGGGCTGAAGGTGACGCCCAGCGGGACCCTCCGAGGCCGCAGACTGCGTCCTACCACCGTCTTCACTGAAGCTGACCTCAACGAG GACCCCCTTGTTGTGAGGAGCtctgtgcagcagagcagagtgagtgTGAACATGATGTACTATGGCAAGGCAGTGCACCTCTCCCACGACCTGACGGACATGAGGGACGAGGTCAAGGTGTTCCAGCAGCACTGCGGGGGGGAGAACCTGTGTGTGTATAAGGGCAGGCTCCATGAGGGAG AGTCTTTCCAGTTCATTTCCAGGCGCCATCGAGGTTTCCCCTTCAGCTTGACCTTCTACCTGAACGGGCTGCAGGTAGAACGTCTGAGCTCCTGCTGTGAGTTCAAACACAGGAACGGCTCCAGACTCGGCGGCAAGAACGGACACTTCGGCTTCTCCAGCGTAGACGGGGCCTCGCCCTGCTACAG GTGCATAATAGCAATGGGGCTGGACAAAAAGCCAATACCTCCACCAAAGAGAGTCAAAGAGGAGTCAGTGAGCAGCCCCAAAGAGCCTCCTGACATGGAGGCAGAGATGGCTGCAGAGGACTCCCATTCAGACGGAGAAACCAGCCAGCAACAGGAGACTCAAGCCAAGGAGGAAACGGCAGCTGAGGACAAAGTCAGAAACG ACTTTGAAGCAGAAGATGAGGGCCCTGCAGAGGAGCCAGAGGTAAAGGAGGAGAGGTCTCCATCTCCAACCAGTGAGGCTGAGAAGCAggtgaaagagacagacagcacCGACACAGAGGATGACGACAACGATG AAGACTTAAAGTCTCATTCAAGATCCAGCTCCTCAAGCAGCAGCCAAGAAGAGAGTGATGCTGAAGACACAGAAGACTCCAACAAGGACGAAACAGCAGAACAACCTGAGATCGATCAAGAAGAAACCAATGAAGATGATCCAGAAGCAGACAATGCAGAGGATCCAGAAGCAGACAATGAAGATGATCCAGAAGCAGACAATGAAGCGGATCCAGAGACAGATGTTGCTCCATCAGATGAACCAaatgcaggagaagctgctgccacTGAGGAGGAGTCCACTGTGGCTAAAGACTCTGATTTACTGGACAGCGCTGCAGACAGCACAGAGATCGACATCTCTGACACCAGCGTCCCTTCAGGCAACGAGAACAAACAGAGTGACGCCACCTCGGGGGAGAAGGAGGCTGAAATAACGGTAGATGagaacaaacaggaggaggaacaggagaggA CCAAATCTGTGCAGGAGAAGCTGGCAGAAGCTATATTTAGAGAGTCCCGGTGCAGCTCTGAGCCAGAACTGAGCGACATCACCGACAcaactgaggaagaggaagaggctgcagaCAAAG AGGATGAAGACACTGAAGAGGAAACTAAATCTGAAAAAAGTGTTATTGGTGAAGCTGAAGAGCTTCAAGAGCAAGAAGAGATGTGTAAGCAAAACAATGAGGAAGAGGGTGAAATAGAAAAAGACACCCATGAAATAGAGGAAAACACTGAGAAGGACGAAACAGAGcatgaagcagaagaagaggatgCGTCAGAGGACGtaggtgctgatgctgcagctgaggaAAATATGAATGAAGATGAGAAAACTTCAGAAGCTCTggaagatgctgatgctgatgctgcgcaAGAAGCTGACAAAGCAGAGGATGAAAGTgtagaggcagaggagcagggtgACACGCAGCCTGAGGAAAAAGACGAAGGGGCAGAAAGCAGCCAGGAGGATGAATCATCAGTACCAGAGATGAATGAAACAACAGACGAGGCAGATAATGCTGAGGCGGaggcagcaacaacacagagcGAGACTGAGGAGATGAAAGCAGGGCCCTCAGACGGCCAAGAGGCCCTCGACTCCGAAGAGGCTCCAGGAACCGACGCAGAGGAGGCGCAGCAGGTCGAGAGCGAGGACACAGCTGAAGCTTCAGAAGCAGAAATCACAGAAGATAATTTAAGCAGCTCATCATCAGTGAGCGGAGAGACCATGGTGGAGAAAAATGCAAATTTAAGCGTGGACGGGGAACAGGACGAGGGCAATAATGATGAAACCGAAGATGAGAAAGCAGAAGAAGTGCCGGCAGTCGAGGCTGAAAAGGACGCGAATGAGATGGAAGAAGAGCAGGCTGACAAATGCGTGGAAGCAGATGATGAGGCAACGAGGGAGAAAACGGAGGAGGAAAGTACTGAAGAGGAAAAAGCCAATGAGGGAGAGGACAATGAGACAGGTATCGCTAAGGGGGATGGAACCGAGCCAGAGGAAACGATAGAAGGTGAGGAACATCCTGCAAGCAATGATCCGGAGCCAGAGGAAGAAGCTAATGAAGAGCCTGCTGAGAATATGGCTGCTGAAGAAGTGGCAGGTGATGGAGCCGATGAAAAAGAGGAGAGTGAAAGTGTCCCCAAAGAAAATGACGAGAAGGAACCTGAAACACAAGAAGCTGATGAGACtaacgaggatgaggaggaggaagctcagCATGTTGCTAATGAGGACGTGGGCgatgaagacaaagctgaacaaAGTGAATTGGTGATAAATGTTGATGAAGACTCAGAagcaagagaaaaaaatgaTAATATAGGAGAAGAAGATGAGAAGGAACCTGAAGCACAAGAAGCTAATGAAActaatgaggatgaggagaaagcTCAGCATGTTGCTAATGAGGACGTGGGCgatgaagacaaagctgaacaaAGTGAATCGgtgaaaaatgatgatgaagactcagaagaaaaagaaataactGATAATGTAGGCGAGGAGGATAAGGAGGAACCTGAAGCACAAGAAGCTGATGAGActaatgaggatgaggaggaagcgcAGCATGTTGCTGATGAGGACGCGGGCGATGAAGGCACAGCTGAACAGAGTGAGTCAGTAAAAGATGGAGACGCAGGCGCAGAAGAGAAAGAAGTGACTGATGAGGCtgaagaggaagaaacagagGTGAATGAAGAAGTGGAGAAAAGTGCAGATGACGTGGATGTGCCTAATGAAACGTCAGAGGACGCTGGCAGTGACGCAGGTGAGACCACAATGACGGAGGATCCCGACGCCACGAAGGCTGAAGACAGAGGCGACAAAGACGGAGCAAACGGAGAAGTAGATGCAGGAAATGGAGAAATGTCtactcaggaggaggaggcggagggtcCAAAAGAAGACAACGATGGCCTGGAACCAGCGGAGCAGACAGACGATGTCGAGGAGCctactgaggaggaagagaaagagggagagggagagggagagggagaggaagaggaggaggaggaggaggaggaggaggaagagggagaggaggaggaggaagaggaagaggagagcccAGAGGCAGAAACTGCAGAACCTGGAAATGAGGCTGAAAACCACGAGGACCCCGACATGGACCCGGCTCCTGATGCAGATGTGGTGGAGAGTGAGGACAACGGCACAGAGAATCAAGACGAACCTGCTGAACAGAgtacagagctggaggaggaacctCCACCTGATGAGGCCAACGCTGacggaggagacagaggagacggaggagcgcagcaggaggagagcatCAGCGAGGCGGCCGATGCAGCGCCGTCCGAGCAGGCAGAGGCCTCCGCAGCTggagatgctgatgctgatgcaggcGACGCAGGCGCTAACGACGGCGCGGGCGCTAACGACGACGCGGGGGCTAACGACGACCAACAGCCTGCGGAGGAAGAGGCCGgcggagaggtggaggaggccagCAGAGCCTCTGAGGAGGGGGCGAGTGTGCTGCAGGCGCCGGTGGAGAGCGAGGCCGCAGGCGACAGCGCTGCGACGGACCAGGACGACCCCCACGCCCTGGCGACAGAGGACGGCACAGATCTGGTGACAAACTGGGTGGCCGCACACCAAAGCGCAAAGCTTTTCCAGACGTTTGTCGAACCTTTGGAGGACTTGAAGGAGGAGGCCTCAGGCCCCGATGAAaatgcagacgaggaggaaaccAAAGGTGAGGAGGCAGGTCCCGAGAGCAATGAGGCTGAGGGtggggggcaggaggaggaggaaacggagGGGAAGGAGTCCAGTGGACTTGATGGGAGGTCAGAAGGCCACAGCGGAGGCACGGCGTCTCCTCAGGAGACACAGACCAACACCGAGGTGGAAAGTTTTGCAGACGGCCGTCATTCATCAGCGAGTGTGGCAGAGATGCACACAGGAGAGGATGCGACTGATGATGGTCCAGGCTTGAGCGAGGCACAGACGGACACTGGGGAGACGACAGATGCCCCGCCCTCCAACGCAGAGGACGGTGACGCCACCAGTCCTGCTGCACCCACGGACAGCGAGGAGGCGCAGGCAGAGACGGCGACAGAAGTAACCGATTTGACAACGTCCCGGTCGGAGGACGGAAGCCAAGCCGAGTCCCTGCAGGGGGAGATCCAAGCCCAACCCCCCGGCGGGAGCTTggagggagaagaaggagagcagTCAGCTGATCAGTAA